In Deinococcus fonticola, the DNA window AAGTTGCCGGCCTCGACCTTCAGTTTCCCGGCGGTGGTGCCGAGTTTGGCCTCGAAGTCCCCCTGCGGGACGATCACGTAGGCACTGGCGGCGGCCTTCTCGGCGGTGACGGCCTTGCCGGCGACGGTGCCAGTGGGGGTGTTCAGCACCCGCACGAACGCACTGTTGGCGGGCGGCGCAGGATCGTACAGGCCTTCCTGGGCGGCGGCGGCGGTCAGGAGGGTCAGGGCAGTCAGCGTCAGGGCTCGTTTCATGGCCTTCGCATTCTAGCGGGTGAGCTGAAATTGACCTGACCCGCGCCGCGGGAGCGCCTGGCCAGCGCGCCGGTCGCTATACTCAGCCAGTGCGGTGGAAGCGCGTAACGTGGCTGCTCAGTCTCCTGGGGCTGGTGGGCCTGTCCGGGTTCGTGGTGGTCGGGCGTGCCCAGGCGCCGCAGCTGTGTCCCGCCGCCAGAACCGAGTTGAAAACCCTCGTGACTGACGGCCGGGGGCGCCTCTTTACCGCCACCACCCTGCAACAGGACTTTGACGCCCGCGCCTTCCGGGCCGACCTGCAGGACATGGCCCGGCGCCTGACGCGCCTGAACAGCAGCCTGGTGGCGGTTCCGGTGCCCTGGAAGGCCCTGCTGGTCGTGCCCCCGGGCAACAGCGGCTCACCTCAGCTGCTGGGCTTCGAGCCATTGAAAGCCCGCCAGGGGTACTGGAGCGTCACGAACACCTTCCGGGCCGCGGGCATCCCCACCCTGGATGTCCTGTCGCTCTACCTGAACTCGGGAGAGACGCCCTACTTCAAGACCGACCACCACTGGACGGCTCGCGGGGCTGAACTGGCCGCCGCCGGCATCCGGCCGCTCCTGACGCCGCTGACCTTGCAGAGGCTCGGGAACCCGGCCCCGCTGCCTCCTCCCACCTTTCAGGGAACCGTCGAGTTCACCGGCAGCCACGCCGCCCTGGCGGACACCGTCTGCCCGCCGGTGTGGCCGCTGGAAAAGACCTTTCAGAGCGTGACGGTGGGCCTGCCGGAACAGGGGCTGCTGGACGAGGCGGCGCTCCCCGTTCTTCTGTTCGGCAGCTCGTTCTCGCGCAGCGCCCGCGTGAACGACGCCCAGGCGCTGCCCAGTTACGGGTTTGAGCAGTGGCTGAGCGCCGACCTGGGGGTGGCCGTGCAGAATGAGGCGTTCAGCAGCGGCTCACAGGGCAGTTGGCTGGAGTACCTGGCGCAGCACCTGGGTGAGCCCCTGCCGCCCCTGATCGTCTGGGAGATGCCCATCGCGGATTTCGCCCGGGATCACCAGGCTGCCACCGCCCTGTTCTTCGATCAGCTGATCCCGCTGCTCTCCCTGACGGAATTTCCAGGCGCCCCGCCCACCCAGGTGCTGCAACAGCGTCCCTTCAAGCAGGTCAAGGCGGCGTATGACCTCGGCCCACTGCCCGCCCAGGCGTTCGTGCAGGTGCGGCTCTCGAAAGCCACTGCCCTGTCCCCCCGTGTGACCGTCGAGGGAACAGGCGGTCAGCGCACGGTGACGCTCAGACGTGAGGGAAACAAGGCCATGGCCATGCCGGGATACGCGCTGAGGCTCCCCAGGGATCTGGGGACGCTCAAACGCCTGGTGCTGGAGTGGCCGGTGGCGTCCAATGACCTTGCCCCGCAGGTAGAGGCCGTCACCATTCATGCGCTGAAGTGACCGGAATGACCAGCCCCTGCTGACCTGACCGCCCCACACGGGCGGTTTTTCCATTCCATGCAGTCCCCCATGCCCAACGCACCCCCCGCTCCCCCAAAGTGACCCGTTGCCCCGCTTCCAGGCGGGGTTTTTTCTGGCCCTGCATTCCCGGCGTGCAGGGCCACCCTCTTGCCAGCCGGGAGAGGAGGGCTATGCGCCTGAACCTGTTCATTCCGCCGGGTGTCATGCCCCCTGCCACGCTGAGAGGCATGAGGCCGCCGTTCTCCCTTCTCCTGCTCTGCGCGGCGCTGCTGCTGCCTGTGGCCCGCGCTGCGCCTGAGCCGTCCCCGCCGCCCAGGTGCCGCGTGGAAGCCATCTACACCCCGCGCTTTGGCAGTGAGCTGGGCAGTCTGCTCGTGCGGATTCGCAAGGATCTGCCCTGCCCAGAGAGCGGCATCGCCCGCATCCGGCTGGGCCAGTACGGCGGCCCAGGAAGTCGCGCCACCGGCTCCACCGAAACGCTCACGAAACAGCGCCCCGCGCTGGTCTGGCTGGCCCAGCCGCGTTACCGCACGGTGCTGTGGGAAGCGCTCACCGGCTCTCAATTCAACGTCCCTATTCAAGGCAGGTGAAGCCGATGGAGGCCCATGAAAGTCCCCCTACTCATCATCACCGTTGCCGTCAGCCTGTGCCTGGTCGCGCTGTTCGCGAAGCTGCTCATCACGAACGTGTTCGACAAAGAGGCGGCTGGCGTCCTGGCCACCATCCTGGGCGGCCTGTTCACGGCGCTCACCCTGCAGAAGCAGGACAACGACAAGGACAACGACAAAGACCCGCCCTCATCCGACCCGCCCTTGCCGCCGCCAGGAGGTGGAGCCGATGCGGGAACTGAATGACCTGCTGGGGTTGATAGCCGTGCTGTTGCAATTCGGCGGGGTGGGCGCGGTCAGCGTGCGGGCCTACCTACTGCGCCGCCGTCAGACCCGCTGCCAGGCGGTGGGCTGGTCCGGCGTGCTGATCCTCCTGACCGGCCTCTGGCTGGCCCTCAATTCGTTCGATGTGGGCAGCGTCTGGGGGGCCATCGGCAACGACCTGAAAGACATTCCGCTGGCAACCACGCTGCGCATCGCCGTGTTCAGCGCGTGGCTGTGGGTGCTGCAGGGCGTGCTGACGCGCCTCGCAAAGGAGGAACTGAAGTGAATACCGCTATCCTCGCCGCCATTTTCTACTTCATTTACAGCTACAGCCTGGGGGTGTCCGCTGTGCTGGCCTACCGCTATTCGCCCAGCCGCTGGCGCTGGGTGCCGGGGGCGTTCGTGGTGATTTATTACCTGCTGGCGCTGCTGTACCCCCACCGCGTGATTAAAGAGGCGTTCGCGGGCAAGCCTGCACCCGGTGACGACTGGCGCTTCATCGTGTCGTGTCTCGCGTTTTCGACCTGCCTGTACCTGATGGCGCAGGTTCTGAAGGGGGTGCCGCGTGATCACCGCGAGCCTCATTAAGGCCATTAATCCCCAACTCCCTGAAGCGCGGTGCGCCGAGATTGCCAGCGGGCTTCAAACTGCCGCGCAGGCGGCGCAGATCACCACCCCGGCCCGCGTGGCGGCGTTTTTGGCGCAACTCGCGCACGAGTCCTGCGGGTTCCGGTACAGCGAAGAACTCTGGGGGCCAACTGCTGCCCAGCGGCGCTATGAAGGCCGCCGTGACCTCGGCAACACCCAGAAGGGTGACGGGTACAGGTTCAGGGGCCGGGGCTTCATTCAGTTGACGGGGCGGCACAACTACCAGCGGTACGGGTTCACGCTGGGCCTGCCGTTGGTCGAGCAGCCCGACCTGGCGGCGCGGCCTGACGTGGCGGCGCGGGTGGCCGCGGCCTACTGGACATCGGCGGGCCTGAATGCCCTGGCTGACGCCGGGAACTTCCGCGAGATCACGCGGCGCATCAACGGCGGCTTCAACGGTTGGGATGACCGGGTGAAGCGCTGGGAGGCCATCAAGCGGCTGCTGGCGGCCCAGCCGGCTCAGGGGCGCGTCCTGCTGGCGATTCCAGGCCGGCAGGGCGACCCGCAGGAATGGAACGGCAAGCCTGACCCTTACGGCGGCGTTCCCCTGTCTGACGCACTGATCTCGCAGTTGCGCCTGCTGTACCCGCAACCGGGCGGCCCGTGGCAGTACCAGGGGCTGCGCGTCTGGGTGCGAAACAACGGCGACCTGGTGCTGGACAAGACGCAAAGCTGACCGGACTTTCCCCTTCTTCGCCCTCTAGCACAGGAGAAACCACCATGACGAACATCCCTGCACTTCCGCAGAACATCGACCCGCGCATTGCTGAAATCCTGCGCCAGAAAGCCCAGAAGGGCATCGCCATCCAGAAGACCGAGGTGCCCCGCCTGCGTCCCCAGGCCGCCGAGGCCCCGACCGATCCTGTGCCGCCGCGTGAAATCCCGGTGGGAACGCCGGAGCTCTCGGGGATGCTGGTTGACGTGCTCAGCATCGCGGACACCCTGATCCGCCGGGCCATCGACGCCGTGCGGAGTGACGGCAGGCTCACGATGGTCGAGGCGCTGGCGCTGGTGCCAGACATTCGCAACATCGTCAGCGAGGTCGTGGGCCGCCTGCTGCCTGAGATCAAGGGCCAGTCCGCCTATGACCTGGTGAGCCTGGTGCTGGCGGTGCTGGTGCAGCAGTACGTCAGCCCGCATCTGCCGGCCCTGTTGCGCCCCTACCTGACGGCGCGGGCAATCCGCACCGCCATCAACGGGCTGCAATGGGCCTACGACACCTGGGTCAAGCCCCGGCTGAAAAGCCCCCGGCCCTGACAGGCCACTATCGGACTTTTCAGGCGATTGCCCCCGCTTCAGCTTTGGCTGGGCGGGGGCTTTTTTCATGCCGTGCGTAATCGCGTGCGTAAACGAGTGGGCAACAGTGGCCTAAAGTGTTCAATGTGTTCTGGCAATATGATGCCGGAGACCCGCCAGCAGAGCGAGAAATTGAAAAACGAGACACCAGTAATCACCTGTCATCCTAAGCCAACAGAGCAACTACGGATCAGAAGGCCAGGGGTTCGAATCCCTTCAGGTACACCAGAGAAAAGCCCCGCCCAGTGCGGGGTTTTTACTATTTCCATTCGTACCGTATGGTACTGAGCAGCAAATGTAGGTGGCGCACGCAAAACGACGGAGGCGGCATCGGACAGAGACGGGAGCGTCGCACCTTGTGTTCCCGTCTCGTTAACCTGCCACCGAGCAGTGACGTCAGGGGCGCTGGTAGCCTCTGCGCAGCACCTCGGCCACCTGCGGGCGCGTGAATTCCGGTGGCAGGTGTTCCCCGGCCCGCAGTTTCTCGCGGACTCTGGTGCCGCTGAGGATCAGGTGATGGTGGGCGGGGTGAGGGCAGGTGCGGGGACTGACCATCTGGTGGCAGGACTTGCAGTAGAAGGTGTGCTCGAACTTCAGAATGCGGATGCCGAGTTCCTCCGGCGTGAAAGCGCTGAAGATCTCCTGCGCGTCGTAGGTGCCGTAGTAGCTGCCGACCCCGGCGTGGTCACGGCCCACGATGAAGTGCGTGGCCCCGTAATTGCGGCGCGACAGGGCGTGCACCACAGCTTCGCGCGGCCCGGCGTAGCGCATGGCGGCGGGGTACACGCTGAGCAGCGTGCGCTCCTGCGGGTAGTAGTGGCCCAGCAGGGTTTCGTACGCTTCCATACGGATGTCGGCGGGAACGTCGTCGCCCTTCGTGTGCCCGACCAGGGGGTGCAGCAGCAAACCGTCCACGAGTTCCAGCGCGACCTTGTGCAGGTACTCGTGGGCACGGTGGATGGGGTTACGCGTCTGGAAGGCCACAGTGCTGCGCCAGCCGCGGGCCTCGATCACCTGCCGCACCTCGGCGGGCGTGCGGTGCTGGGCCGGGAAGGCGCCGCGTGGCACGTCGAACAGCGTGACGGGGCCGGCCAGGTTCACGGCCCCCTGCGCGTACAGGGCGGCCACGCCGGGGTGCGCTTCGTCCTCGGTGCGGTAGACCTCGCGGGCTTCCAGCACCTTGCGGGCAGGGTACTTCTCGGTGATGTCGAGGGTACCGACCGTTTCCCCGGCGTGCGTCAGCAGCACGCGGCCGTGAAGACGCTGTGCCTCATCGTGGCTGACTGGCAGGGTAATGGGCAGACTCCAGGGCGTGCCGTCCGCCAGGCGCAGGTGCTCGATGATGCTGAGGTAATCGGCTTCATTCACGAAGCCTTGCAGGGGCGAGTAAGCGCCCGTGGCGATCATTTCCAGGTCGGCGAAGGCGCGTTCGCCCAGTTCCAGGGCAGGCAGGTGGCGCAGTTCGGCGGGATCGAAGTCCTGGCCGGGCTGCCACAGGCGGCGAACGAGGGTGCCGCCCAGGGGCGTGGGGAGGGCGGCGGCGTCGGTAATGGTTGGCATGGTCAAGCTCCGCTATGTGGTTGAAGTTCAGGGTGGTTGAAGGTCAGGAGTTGGTCGTGAGGAAAACGTCGGTCTTCAGTGCCGCCCATGACATCGCTTGCCGCTCAT includes these proteins:
- a CDS encoding alginate O-acetyltransferase AlgX-related protein; the encoded protein is MRWKRVTWLLSLLGLVGLSGFVVVGRAQAPQLCPAARTELKTLVTDGRGRLFTATTLQQDFDARAFRADLQDMARRLTRLNSSLVAVPVPWKALLVVPPGNSGSPQLLGFEPLKARQGYWSVTNTFRAAGIPTLDVLSLYLNSGETPYFKTDHHWTARGAELAAAGIRPLLTPLTLQRLGNPAPLPPPTFQGTVEFTGSHAALADTVCPPVWPLEKTFQSVTVGLPEQGLLDEAALPVLLFGSSFSRSARVNDAQALPSYGFEQWLSADLGVAVQNEAFSSGSQGSWLEYLAQHLGEPLPPLIVWEMPIADFARDHQAATALFFDQLIPLLSLTEFPGAPPTQVLQQRPFKQVKAAYDLGPLPAQAFVQVRLSKATALSPRVTVEGTGGQRTVTLRREGNKAMAMPGYALRLPRDLGTLKRLVLEWPVASNDLAPQVEAVTIHALK
- a CDS encoding glycoside hydrolase family 19 protein, with protein sequence MITASLIKAINPQLPEARCAEIASGLQTAAQAAQITTPARVAAFLAQLAHESCGFRYSEELWGPTAAQRRYEGRRDLGNTQKGDGYRFRGRGFIQLTGRHNYQRYGFTLGLPLVEQPDLAARPDVAARVAAAYWTSAGLNALADAGNFREITRRINGGFNGWDDRVKRWEAIKRLLAAQPAQGRVLLAIPGRQGDPQEWNGKPDPYGGVPLSDALISQLRLLYPQPGGPWQYQGLRVWVRNNGDLVLDKTQS
- the sat gene encoding sulfate adenylyltransferase — encoded protein: MPTITDAAALPTPLGGTLVRRLWQPGQDFDPAELRHLPALELGERAFADLEMIATGAYSPLQGFVNEADYLSIIEHLRLADGTPWSLPITLPVSHDEAQRLHGRVLLTHAGETVGTLDITEKYPARKVLEAREVYRTEDEAHPGVAALYAQGAVNLAGPVTLFDVPRGAFPAQHRTPAEVRQVIEARGWRSTVAFQTRNPIHRAHEYLHKVALELVDGLLLHPLVGHTKGDDVPADIRMEAYETLLGHYYPQERTLLSVYPAAMRYAGPREAVVHALSRRNYGATHFIVGRDHAGVGSYYGTYDAQEIFSAFTPEELGIRILKFEHTFYCKSCHQMVSPRTCPHPAHHHLILSGTRVREKLRAGEHLPPEFTRPQVAEVLRRGYQRP